A window of the Brachyspira suanatina genome harbors these coding sequences:
- a CDS encoding cell surface protein, producing the protein MKKVLLTAMAILTVVSASAFGMYGRGDSWIDFLTHGNQFRARMDQLGFVLGNGTIKGTVGFRANTINLGNWGNILSDTGSGTSLNSTLSAGIGYTSDVFGIGVGYNFTYINKDIQVHTPVLTMNFLNNNLRLSIPIQVAVTDKQNGTKINNFKYTGVAFDNIQLRYYTGIDAFNAIRFYVYYRNNTVDTGSFKGVSESLGFQLRLYFLNTPVGNVTINPFVRIEYHTALKGSAAKNYTAEYSYKNNDFIDNNSKQSDIYDVSPYEFSIKPILGITANSDVVSLYVEPSLGYTLTGYQKKGIESTSTHKLSWGAYAELYVRPVQDLEWYFEMDVNNSGNSYTTPVSVPVYFETTTGITWYLPSFN; encoded by the coding sequence GATTTCCTTACTCATGGTAATCAGTTTAGAGCTAGAATGGACCAATTAGGTTTCGTTTTAGGTAATGGTACTATTAAAGGTACTGTTGGTTTCAGAGCTAATACTATTAACTTAGGTAACTGGGGAAACATACTATCTGATACAGGAAGCGGTACTTCTTTGAACTCTACTCTTTCTGCTGGTATAGGTTACACTTCTGATGTATTTGGAATAGGTGTAGGATACAACTTCACTTATATAAATAAAGATATTCAAGTTCATACTCCTGTATTAACTATGAATTTCTTAAATAACAATTTAAGATTATCTATACCTATACAAGTAGCTGTTACAGATAAACAAAATGGTACAAAAATCAATAATTTCAAATATACTGGCGTTGCTTTTGACAATATACAGTTAAGATACTATACTGGTATAGATGCTTTCAATGCTATAAGATTCTATGTATATTATAGAAATAATACAGTTGATACTGGAAGCTTTAAAGGAGTTTCTGAAAGCTTAGGTTTCCAATTAAGATTATACTTCTTAAATACTCCTGTTGGAAATGTAACTATCAATCCTTTTGTTAGAATTGAATATCATACTGCTCTTAAAGGTTCTGCTGCTAAAAACTATACAGCTGAATATTCATATAAGAATAATGACTTCATAGATAATAATTCAAAACAATCAGATATATATGATGTAAGTCCTTATGAATTTAGCATCAAACCTATACTTGGAATCACAGCTAACAGTGATGTAGTATCTCTTTATGTTGAGCCTTCTTTAGGTTATACTCTTACAGGTTATCAGAAAAAAGGTATAGAATCAACTTCTACTCATAAATTATCTTGGGGTGCTTATGCAGAACTTTATGTAAGACCTGTTCAAGATCTTGAATGGTACTTCGAGATGGATGTTAATAACAGCGGTAATAGCTATACTACACCTGTTTCTGTTCCTGTATACTTTGAAACTACTACAGGTATAACTTGGTATTTACCTTCTTTCAATTAA